A single Klebsiella variicola DNA region contains:
- the mtnN gene encoding 5'-methylthioadenosine/S-adenosylhomocysteine nucleosidase yields MKIGIIGAMEEEVTLLRDKIENRQTITIGGSEIYTGQLHGVDVALLKSGIGKVAAATGATLLLERCQPDVIINTGSAGGLAPTLKVGDIVVSDEARYHDADVTAFGYDYGQLPGCPAGFKADDKLVAAAEDCIKALDLNAVRGLIVSGDAFINGSVALAKIRHNFPQAIAVEMEATAIAHVCHNFKVPFVVVRAISDVADQQSHLSFEEFLAVAARQSTLMVENLVQNLARG; encoded by the coding sequence ATGAAAATTGGCATTATTGGCGCTATGGAAGAGGAAGTTACCCTCCTGCGCGACAAAATCGAAAACCGCCAGACTATCACTATTGGCGGGAGCGAAATCTATACCGGCCAACTTCACGGCGTTGACGTCGCTCTGCTGAAGTCTGGTATCGGGAAAGTGGCGGCGGCGACGGGCGCGACCCTGCTGCTGGAGCGCTGCCAGCCTGACGTGATCATTAATACCGGTTCTGCCGGCGGCCTCGCGCCGACGCTGAAGGTCGGCGATATCGTCGTCTCCGATGAAGCGCGCTACCACGATGCCGACGTCACCGCCTTCGGTTATGACTATGGCCAGTTGCCTGGCTGCCCGGCGGGCTTTAAAGCGGACGATAAGCTGGTGGCCGCCGCCGAAGACTGCATTAAAGCGTTAGATCTCAATGCCGTTCGCGGCCTGATCGTCAGCGGCGATGCCTTCATTAACGGCTCCGTCGCGCTGGCGAAGATCCGCCATAATTTCCCGCAGGCAATCGCCGTGGAAATGGAAGCGACCGCCATCGCTCACGTCTGCCATAACTTCAAGGTTCCCTTCGTGGTGGTTCGCGCCATCTCCGACGTGGCCGATCAGCAGTCCCACCTCAGTTTTGAGGAGTTCCTTGCGGTCGCCGCCAGACAGTCCACCCTGATGGTGGAGAATCTGGTACAGAACCTGGCACGTGGCTAA
- the dgt gene encoding dGTPase, which produces MAKIDFRNKINWRRRFRSPPRVETERDILRIFESDRGRIVNSPAIRRLQQKTQVFPLERNAAVRTRLTHSLEVQQVGRYIAKEVLSRLKEQKLLEEYGLEELTGPFESVVEMACLMHDIGNPPFGHFGEAAINDWFRQRLAPGDALGQPLTDDRCEVQALRLHEGETALNALRRKVRQDLCSFEGNAQGIRLVHTLMRMNLTWAQVGCILKYTRPAWWFEATPASHSYLMKKPGYYLAEEEYVARLRKELDLAPYNRFPLTWIMEAADDISYCVADLEDAVEKRIFSAEQLYQHLYDAWGNHEKGSLFSQVVENAWEKSRANYLRQSAEDQFFMYLRVNTLNKLVPYAARRFIDNLPAIFTGDFNHALLEDDSDCSQLLELYKNVAMKQVFSHPDVEQLELQGYRVISGLLDIYQPLLKLSLEDFSELVAQERVRRLPIASRLYQKLSTRHRLAYVEAVNKLVRTAPEFALMEYYYRCRLIQDYISGMTDLYAWDEYRRLMAVE; this is translated from the coding sequence ATGGCAAAGATTGATTTTCGCAACAAGATAAACTGGCGTCGACGCTTCCGTTCGCCGCCGCGGGTGGAGACGGAGCGCGACATCCTGCGGATCTTCGAAAGCGATCGCGGGCGGATCGTCAACTCGCCGGCCATCCGCCGCCTACAGCAAAAAACCCAGGTCTTCCCGCTGGAGCGCAACGCGGCGGTCCGTACTCGCCTGACCCACTCGCTGGAGGTGCAGCAGGTGGGGCGCTATATCGCCAAAGAAGTGCTGAGCAGGCTGAAAGAGCAGAAGCTACTGGAAGAGTATGGCCTGGAAGAGCTGACCGGGCCATTCGAGAGCGTGGTTGAAATGGCCTGCCTGATGCACGACATTGGCAACCCGCCGTTTGGCCACTTTGGCGAGGCGGCGATTAACGACTGGTTTCGCCAGCGCCTGGCCCCCGGCGATGCGCTCGGCCAGCCGTTGACCGACGATCGCTGCGAGGTGCAGGCGTTACGCCTGCACGAAGGGGAAACGGCGCTGAATGCGCTGCGGCGTAAAGTGCGCCAGGATCTCTGCAGCTTTGAGGGCAACGCGCAGGGGATTCGTCTGGTCCACACGCTGATGCGGATGAATCTGACCTGGGCGCAGGTGGGCTGTATCCTGAAATATACCCGACCGGCGTGGTGGTTCGAGGCGACGCCAGCCAGTCACAGTTATTTAATGAAGAAGCCTGGCTATTATTTAGCCGAAGAAGAGTATGTCGCGCGCCTGCGTAAAGAACTGGATCTGGCACCTTACAATCGATTCCCATTAACCTGGATTATGGAGGCCGCGGATGACATCTCATATTGCGTCGCGGATCTCGAGGACGCGGTTGAAAAACGTATTTTCAGCGCCGAGCAGCTTTATCAGCATCTTTACGACGCCTGGGGCAACCATGAAAAAGGATCGTTATTCTCTCAGGTAGTGGAAAATGCCTGGGAAAAATCGCGAGCTAATTACCTGCGACAGAGCGCGGAAGATCAGTTTTTTATGTATTTGCGGGTAAACACGCTGAATAAGCTGGTGCCCTACGCGGCGCGCCGATTTATTGATAACCTGCCGGCCATCTTCACTGGCGACTTTAATCATGCGCTGCTTGAGGACGATAGCGATTGCAGCCAGCTGCTGGAACTCTATAAAAATGTAGCGATGAAACAGGTCTTTAGCCATCCGGATGTCGAGCAGCTGGAATTGCAGGGCTACCGGGTGATTAGCGGCCTGCTGGATATCTATCAGCCGCTGCTGAAATTATCTCTGGAGGATTTCAGCGAATTAGTGGCGCAGGAGCGGGTACGGCGGTTACCCATTGCCTCCCGGCTGTATCAGAAACTTTCAACCCGTCACCGGCTGGCCTATGTTGAAGCAGTAAATAAGCTGGTGCGCACGGCGCCTGAATTTGCGCTGATGGAATACTATTATCGCTGCCGTCTGATCCAGGATTATATCAGCGGAATGACGGATTTGTATGCGTGGGATGAATATCGGCGACTGATGGCGGTGGAATAG
- the hemL gene encoding glutamate-1-semialdehyde 2,1-aminomutase: MSKSENLYHAARELIPGGVNSPVRAFTGVGGTPLFIERADGAYLYDVDGKAYIDYVGSWGPMVLGHNHPAIRNAVIEAASRGLSFGAPTEMEVKMAELVTELVPTMDMVRMVNSGTEATMSAIRLARGFTGRDKIIKFEGCYHGHADCLLVKAGSGALTLGQPNSPGVPADFAKHTLTCTYNDLASVRAAFEQYPQDIACIIVEPVAGNMNCIPPQPEFLPGLRALCDEFGALLIIDEVMTGFRVALAGAQAYYGVEPDLTCLGKIIGGGMPVGAFGGRREVMDALAPTGPVYQAGTLSGNPIAMAAGFACLSEVAQPGVHETLTDLTNQLADGLLNAARETGIPLVVNNVGGMFGIFFTDAETVTCYQDVVKCDVERFKRFFHLMLEEGVYLAPSAFEAGFMSIAHSEEDINNTIDAARRVFAKL; this comes from the coding sequence ATGAGCAAATCTGAAAATCTATACCATGCTGCGCGCGAACTGATCCCCGGCGGCGTTAACTCGCCGGTGCGCGCCTTCACCGGCGTCGGCGGCACGCCGCTGTTTATCGAACGCGCGGATGGCGCCTATCTTTATGACGTGGACGGGAAGGCCTATATCGATTATGTCGGCTCCTGGGGTCCGATGGTGCTGGGCCACAACCACCCGGCTATCCGCAATGCGGTGATCGAAGCGGCGTCCCGCGGCCTGAGCTTTGGCGCGCCGACCGAAATGGAAGTGAAAATGGCGGAGCTGGTGACCGAGCTGGTCCCGACCATGGATATGGTGCGGATGGTGAACTCCGGCACCGAAGCGACCATGAGCGCCATTCGCCTGGCCCGCGGCTTCACCGGCCGCGATAAGATCATTAAGTTCGAAGGCTGCTATCACGGCCATGCCGACTGTCTGCTGGTGAAAGCCGGTTCCGGCGCGCTGACCCTCGGCCAGCCAAACTCGCCGGGCGTGCCAGCCGATTTCGCGAAACATACCCTGACCTGCACCTATAACGACCTCGCCTCGGTACGCGCGGCGTTCGAGCAATATCCACAGGATATCGCCTGCATCATCGTCGAGCCGGTCGCCGGGAATATGAACTGCATTCCGCCGCAGCCGGAGTTCCTGCCGGGCCTGCGCGCGTTGTGCGACGAATTTGGCGCCCTGCTGATCATCGACGAAGTGATGACCGGCTTCCGCGTGGCGCTGGCGGGCGCCCAGGCTTATTACGGCGTGGAGCCGGATCTGACCTGTCTCGGGAAAATCATCGGCGGCGGGATGCCGGTGGGCGCCTTCGGCGGCCGCCGCGAAGTGATGGACGCGCTGGCGCCGACCGGCCCGGTGTACCAGGCTGGTACGCTCTCCGGTAACCCGATCGCCATGGCCGCTGGCTTCGCCTGCTTAAGCGAAGTGGCGCAGCCGGGTGTGCATGAAACCCTGACCGATCTGACCAACCAGCTGGCGGATGGCCTGCTGAACGCGGCGCGCGAAACCGGGATCCCGCTGGTGGTCAATAACGTCGGCGGCATGTTCGGCATCTTCTTTACCGATGCCGAAACCGTCACCTGCTATCAGGACGTGGTGAAGTGCGATGTCGAACGCTTCAAGCGCTTCTTCCACCTGATGCTGGAGGAAGGCGTGTACCTGGCGCCGTCGGCATTTGAAGCCGGCTTTATGTCCATCGCTCACAGCGAAGAGGACATTAACAACACCATCGACGCCGCCCGTCGGGTGTTTGCCAAACTGTAA
- the fhuB gene encoding Fe(3+)-hydroxamate ABC transporter permease FhuB, with translation MNARLSPLAIFLLTGLLVAAFALSIVNLNVALPYAQWRQALWQPDIDNIAQMLFHYSLLPRLAISLLVGAGLGLVGVLFQQVLRNPLAEPTTLGVATGAQLGMTVTTLWAIPGVLASQFAALAGACLVGALVFGVSWGKRLSPVTLILAGLVVSLYCGAVNQLMVIFHHDQLQSMFLWSTGTLTQTDWSVVQRLWPQLLGGAMLTLLLLRPLTLMGLDDGVARNLGLALSLARLGVLTLAIAISALLVNAVGIIGFIGLFAPLLAKMLGARRLLPRLLLAALIGALILWLSDQIILWLSRVWREVSTGSVTALIGAPLLLWLLPRLRSISAPVMNGGDKALIERRHVPWFALGGLALLLLAITAALTFGRDAHGWQWASGDLLAQLMPWRWPRVLSALFAGVMLAVAGCIIQRLTGNPMASPEVLGISSGAAFGVVLMLFFVPGNAFVWLLPAGSLGAAATLLVILIAAGRGGFSPHRMLLAGMALSTAFTMLLMMLQASGDPRMAQILTWMSGSTYSATPEMALRSGVVMLALLALAPLCRRWLTILPLGGEAARAVGMALTPSRIGLLLLAASLTATATLTIGPLSFVGLMAPHIARMLGFRRTMPHMVISGLTGGMLLVFADWCGRMMMFPYQIPAGLLSTFIGAPYFIYLLRKQSR, from the coding sequence ATGAACGCGCGTCTCTCGCCGTTAGCCATTTTCCTGCTGACCGGGCTGCTGGTTGCCGCTTTCGCGCTGAGCATCGTCAACCTCAATGTCGCTTTACCTTACGCGCAATGGCGTCAGGCGCTGTGGCAGCCGGATATCGATAATATCGCCCAGATGCTGTTCCATTACAGCCTGCTGCCGAGGCTGGCGATATCGCTGCTGGTCGGCGCCGGGCTGGGGCTGGTCGGCGTGCTGTTCCAGCAGGTGCTGCGTAACCCGCTGGCGGAGCCAACCACGCTCGGCGTCGCCACCGGCGCACAGCTGGGAATGACGGTGACGACGCTATGGGCCATCCCTGGCGTGCTGGCCTCGCAGTTTGCGGCGCTGGCTGGGGCTTGTCTGGTGGGGGCGCTGGTGTTTGGCGTCTCGTGGGGCAAACGTCTGTCGCCGGTGACGCTGATCCTGGCCGGCCTGGTAGTGAGTCTCTATTGCGGCGCGGTCAATCAGCTGATGGTGATTTTCCATCACGATCAGCTGCAAAGCATGTTCCTGTGGAGTACCGGCACCCTGACGCAGACCGACTGGAGCGTGGTGCAACGCCTGTGGCCGCAGCTGCTCGGCGGCGCGATGTTGACGCTGTTATTGCTACGCCCGTTAACCCTGATGGGACTCGATGATGGCGTGGCGCGTAACCTTGGGCTGGCGCTGTCTCTGGCGCGGCTTGGCGTGCTGACGCTGGCGATTGCCATCAGCGCGCTGCTGGTTAACGCGGTCGGCATTATCGGCTTTATCGGTCTGTTCGCGCCGCTGCTGGCGAAAATGCTCGGCGCCCGCCGCCTGCTGCCGCGATTGCTGCTGGCGGCGCTAATTGGCGCGTTGATCCTGTGGCTTTCCGATCAAATTATTCTCTGGCTCAGCCGGGTCTGGCGGGAAGTCTCGACCGGGTCAGTCACCGCGCTGATTGGCGCGCCTTTATTGCTGTGGCTGCTGCCGCGGCTGCGCAGCATCAGCGCCCCGGTGATGAATGGCGGCGATAAAGCGCTGATTGAGCGCCGCCACGTGCCGTGGTTCGCGCTGGGCGGCTTAGCGCTGCTGCTGTTGGCGATAACCGCCGCGCTGACCTTTGGTCGCGATGCCCATGGCTGGCAGTGGGCCAGCGGCGATCTGCTGGCGCAACTGATGCCCTGGCGCTGGCCACGTGTGCTCTCGGCGCTGTTCGCCGGGGTGATGCTGGCGGTCGCGGGCTGCATCATTCAACGCCTGACCGGCAACCCGATGGCCAGCCCGGAAGTACTGGGCATCAGCTCTGGCGCGGCGTTCGGTGTGGTATTGATGCTGTTCTTCGTGCCGGGCAACGCCTTTGTCTGGCTGCTGCCTGCCGGCAGCCTTGGCGCGGCGGCAACGCTGCTGGTTATTCTGATCGCCGCCGGGCGCGGCGGTTTCTCGCCGCACCGGATGCTGCTGGCGGGGATGGCGCTGAGTACCGCCTTCACCATGCTGTTGATGATGCTGCAGGCCAGCGGCGATCCGCGCATGGCGCAGATCCTGACGTGGATGTCCGGTTCGACCTATAGCGCGACGCCGGAGATGGCGCTGCGTAGTGGCGTGGTGATGCTGGCGCTGCTGGCGCTGGCGCCGCTCTGCCGCCGCTGGCTGACTATTTTGCCGCTGGGCGGCGAGGCGGCGCGGGCGGTGGGGATGGCGCTGACGCCATCGCGTATCGGGTTGCTGCTGCTGGCGGCGAGCCTGACGGCGACGGCGACGCTCACCATTGGGCCGTTAAGTTTCGTTGGCCTGATGGCGCCGCACATTGCGAGGATGCTGGGATTCCGCCGGACGATGCCGCATATGGTGATTTCCGGGCTGACGGGCGGGATGCTGCTGGTCTTTGCCGACTGGTGCGGGCGAATGATGATGTTCCCCTACCAGATCCCGGCGGGGCTGTTGTCGACCTTTATCGGCGCGCCGTACTTTATCTATTTGCTGAGAAAGCAGAGCCGCTAA
- a CDS encoding TRIC cation channel family protein: MLVYWLDIIGTAVFAISGVLLAGKLRMDPFGVLVLGVVTAVGGGTIRDMALANGPVFWVKDPTDLVVAMVTSMLTILLVRQPRRLPKWILPVLDAVGLAVFVGIGVNKAFLAGSGPLVAVCMGVVTGVGGGIIRDVLAREIPMILRTEIYATACIVGGIVHATAHDTFHLPLENSAMMGMVVTLVIRLAAIRWHLKLPTFALDDNGR, encoded by the coding sequence ATGCTTGTCTATTGGCTGGATATTATTGGCACGGCTGTCTTCGCGATCTCCGGCGTTCTGCTGGCGGGAAAATTACGCATGGACCCATTCGGCGTGCTGGTGTTAGGCGTGGTGACGGCGGTGGGCGGCGGAACCATCCGCGACATGGCGCTGGCGAATGGCCCGGTATTCTGGGTCAAAGATCCCACCGATCTGGTGGTGGCGATGGTCACCAGCATGCTGACCATCCTGCTGGTCCGCCAGCCGCGTCGGCTGCCGAAATGGATACTGCCCGTTCTTGATGCCGTCGGTCTGGCGGTGTTTGTCGGCATCGGCGTCAATAAAGCCTTTCTCGCCGGCAGTGGTCCGCTGGTGGCGGTCTGCATGGGGGTGGTCACCGGCGTCGGCGGCGGGATTATCCGTGACGTGCTGGCGCGCGAAATTCCCATGATTCTGCGCACCGAGATCTACGCCACCGCCTGTATTGTCGGCGGCATTGTCCACGCTACAGCGCACGACACCTTCCATCTCCCGCTGGAGAATTCGGCGATGATGGGCATGGTGGTGACACTGGTGATCCGTCTGGCGGCGATCCGCTGGCACCTGAAGCTGCCGACGTTTGCCCTGGACGATAACGGGCGGTAG
- the erpA gene encoding iron-sulfur cluster insertion protein ErpA: MSDDVALPLEFTEAAANKVKHLIADEDNPNLKLRVYITGGGCSGFQYGFTFDDQVNEGDMTIEKQGVGLVVDPMSLQYLVGGAVDYTEGLEGSRFIVTNPNAKSTCGCGSSFSV; the protein is encoded by the coding sequence ATGAGTGATGACGTAGCGTTGCCGCTGGAGTTTACCGAAGCCGCAGCCAACAAAGTAAAACACCTGATTGCGGATGAAGATAATCCGAACCTGAAACTGCGCGTGTATATCACCGGCGGCGGTTGCAGCGGTTTCCAGTATGGCTTCACCTTTGACGATCAGGTGAACGAAGGCGATATGACCATCGAGAAACAGGGCGTCGGCCTGGTGGTTGACCCAATGAGCCTGCAGTATCTGGTCGGCGGCGCCGTCGACTATACCGAGGGTCTGGAAGGTTCGCGTTTCATCGTGACCAACCCGAACGCGAAAAGCACCTGCGGTTGCGGTTCCTCATTCAGCGTTTAA
- the clcA gene encoding H(+)/Cl(-) exchange transporter ClcA, with product MKAETPSFEAHQFVRVRRGDAVRRLIQRDKTPLAVLLMAAVVGTLAGLVGVAFEKSVNWVQNQRIGALAQVADHWYLVWPLAFILSALLAMVGYFLVRRFAPEAGGSGIPEIEGALEELRPVRWWRVLPVKFIGGMGTLGAGMVLGREGPMVQLGGNIGRMVLDIFRMRIPEARHTLLATGAASGLSAAFNAPLAGILFIIEEMRPQFRYNLISIKAVFTGVIMSSIVFRIFNGEAAIIEVGKLSNAPVNTLWLYLVLGMLFGCFGPLFNFLVLRTQDIFQRIHGGNIKKWVLMGGVIGGICGLLGLMQPSAVGGGFNLIPIAAAGNFSVGLLLFIFIARVVTTLICFSSGAPGGIFAPMLALGTLLGTAFGMAAIPLFPAYHLDAGTFAIAGMGALLAASVRAPLTGIVLVLEMTDNYQLILPMIITCLGATLLAQFLGGKPLYSTILQRTLAKQEAEQAAKAQQAPRENT from the coding sequence ATGAAAGCAGAAACTCCCTCTTTTGAAGCACATCAGTTCGTGCGGGTACGTCGCGGCGATGCGGTGCGCCGTTTGATTCAGCGCGATAAAACGCCGCTGGCGGTCCTGTTGATGGCGGCGGTGGTTGGCACGCTGGCCGGTCTGGTGGGCGTGGCGTTTGAAAAGAGCGTGAACTGGGTGCAGAACCAGCGGATCGGCGCGCTGGCGCAGGTGGCCGATCATTGGTATCTGGTCTGGCCGCTGGCGTTTATCTTGTCGGCGCTGCTGGCAATGGTCGGTTATTTTCTCGTGCGCCGCTTTGCGCCGGAGGCGGGCGGCTCCGGGATCCCGGAAATCGAAGGGGCGCTGGAGGAGCTGCGGCCGGTGCGCTGGTGGCGCGTGCTGCCGGTGAAATTCATCGGCGGCATGGGGACCCTGGGCGCCGGAATGGTGCTGGGACGCGAAGGGCCGATGGTGCAGCTTGGCGGCAACATTGGACGCATGGTGCTGGATATCTTCCGCATGCGCATTCCGGAGGCGCGGCACACGCTGCTGGCGACCGGTGCGGCGTCGGGGCTCTCGGCGGCCTTTAATGCGCCGCTGGCCGGTATTCTGTTTATCATCGAAGAGATGCGCCCGCAGTTTCGCTACAACCTGATCTCCATTAAAGCGGTATTTACCGGCGTGATCATGTCGAGCATTGTGTTTCGTATTTTCAATGGCGAAGCGGCGATCATTGAGGTAGGCAAGCTGAGCAACGCCCCGGTGAATACCCTGTGGCTGTATCTGGTGCTGGGCATGCTCTTTGGTTGCTTTGGTCCGCTGTTTAACTTCCTGGTGCTGCGCACCCAGGATATCTTCCAGCGCATCCACGGTGGCAATATCAAAAAATGGGTATTGATGGGCGGGGTCATCGGCGGGATCTGCGGCCTGCTGGGGCTGATGCAGCCCTCCGCGGTGGGCGGTGGCTTTAACCTGATCCCCATCGCCGCCGCCGGTAATTTCTCCGTCGGTTTGCTGCTGTTTATCTTTATTGCCCGCGTGGTGACCACGCTGATCTGCTTCTCTTCCGGCGCGCCGGGGGGGATCTTCGCGCCGATGCTGGCGCTGGGCACCTTGCTGGGCACGGCGTTCGGCATGGCGGCTATTCCGCTGTTTCCGGCCTACCATCTCGATGCCGGCACCTTCGCCATCGCCGGGATGGGGGCGCTGCTGGCCGCCTCGGTGCGCGCGCCGCTCACCGGGATTGTGCTGGTGCTGGAGATGACGGATAACTATCAGCTCATTTTGCCAATGATTATTACCTGCCTTGGCGCAACACTACTGGCGCAATTCCTCGGCGGTAAGCCTTTGTATTCGACCATTCTGCAACGTACTCTGGCGAAGCAGGAGGCCGAGCAGGCGGCAAAAGCGCAGCAGGCACCGCGGGAGAATACTTGA
- the degP gene encoding serine endoprotease DegP: MKKTTLAMSALALSLGLALSPLSASAAETASSATNAQQMPSLAPMLEKVMPSVVSINVEGSTTVNTPRMPRNFQQFFGDNSPFCQDGSPFQSSPFCQGGGQGGQPDGGQQQKFMALGSGVIIDAAKGYVVTNNHVVDNATTIKVQLSDGRKFDAKVVGKDPRSDIALIQIQDPKNLTAIKLADSDALRVGDYTVAIGNPFGLGETVTSGIVSALGRSGLNVENYENFIQTDAAINRGNSGGALVNLNGELIGINTAILAPDGGNIGIGFAIPSNMVKNLTEQMVKYGQVKRGELGIMGTELNSELAKAMKVDAQRGAFVSQVMPGSAAAKAGIKAGDVITTLNGKAISSFAALRAQVGTMPIGSKVELGLLRDGKPVTVTVELQQSNQTQVDSSTIFNGIEGAEMSNKGQDKGVVVNNVKAGTPAAQIGLKKGDIIVGANQQPVKNIADLRKIFDAKPSVLALNIQRGDASIYLLLQ; encoded by the coding sequence ATGAAAAAAACCACGTTAGCAATGAGTGCACTGGCTCTGAGTTTAGGTCTGGCGTTGTCCCCGCTCTCTGCGAGCGCGGCAGAAACGGCATCTTCGGCCACTAATGCACAGCAGATGCCAAGCCTGGCCCCGATGCTGGAGAAGGTGATGCCATCGGTGGTGAGCATTAACGTTGAAGGTAGCACTACTGTTAATACCCCACGGATGCCGCGTAACTTCCAGCAGTTCTTTGGCGATAACTCGCCGTTCTGCCAGGATGGTTCTCCTTTCCAGAGTTCACCGTTTTGCCAGGGCGGTGGACAGGGCGGTCAGCCTGACGGCGGCCAGCAGCAGAAATTTATGGCGCTGGGCTCCGGCGTCATCATTGATGCGGCCAAAGGGTATGTGGTGACCAACAACCACGTTGTGGACAACGCCACCACGATTAAGGTTCAACTGAGCGATGGCCGTAAGTTTGATGCCAAAGTCGTGGGCAAAGATCCGCGCTCCGATATCGCGCTGATTCAGATTCAGGATCCGAAAAACCTGACGGCGATTAAGCTGGCTGATTCTGATGCGCTGCGCGTCGGCGACTACACCGTGGCTATCGGTAACCCGTTTGGTCTGGGCGAAACCGTGACCTCCGGGATTGTCTCCGCGCTGGGCCGTAGCGGCCTGAACGTGGAAAACTACGAAAACTTTATCCAGACCGATGCGGCGATTAACCGCGGGAACTCCGGCGGCGCGCTGGTGAACCTCAACGGCGAGCTGATCGGCATTAACACCGCCATCCTGGCGCCGGACGGCGGCAACATCGGTATCGGTTTTGCTATCCCGAGCAACATGGTAAAAAACCTGACCGAGCAGATGGTGAAATATGGCCAGGTGAAACGCGGTGAGCTGGGCATCATGGGCACCGAACTGAACTCTGAACTGGCGAAAGCGATGAAAGTCGACGCCCAGCGCGGCGCCTTTGTCAGCCAGGTGATGCCAGGTTCGGCAGCCGCCAAAGCGGGCATTAAAGCCGGCGACGTGATCACCACCCTCAATGGCAAGGCGATCAGCAGCTTCGCCGCGCTACGTGCTCAGGTCGGCACCATGCCTATCGGCAGCAAAGTTGAGCTTGGCCTGCTCCGCGACGGCAAACCGGTCACCGTTACCGTCGAACTGCAGCAGAGCAACCAGACCCAGGTGGATTCCAGCACCATCTTCAACGGGATTGAAGGGGCGGAAATGAGTAACAAGGGTCAGGATAAGGGCGTGGTGGTCAACAATGTGAAAGCCGGCACCCCGGCGGCGCAGATTGGCCTCAAGAAAGGCGATATCATTGTCGGGGCGAATCAGCAGCCGGTGAAAAACATCGCCGATCTGCGGAAAATCTTCGACGCCAAACCGTCCGTGCTGGCGCTGAACATTCAGCGCGGCGACGCCTCTATCTACCTGCTGTTGCAGTAA
- the btuF gene encoding vitamin B12 ABC transporter substrate-binding protein BtuF yields the protein MAKSLSFALAALLLLAPAWLLAAPRVVTLSPANTELAFAAGITPVGVSSYSDYPPQAKTIEQVASWQGMNLERIVALKPDVVLAWRGGNAERQVNQLQSLGIHVLWVQTSTIEEIIATLRQLAQWSPQPEKAQQAAQAMQQEYDTLKARYANAPKKRVFLQFGSAPLFTSGPGSIQDQVLGLCGGENIFATSRVPWPQVSREQVLARQPQAIVVTGDASRIAEAQRFWQHQLTISLIALHSDWFERASPRIILAAKQLCAALDQVK from the coding sequence GTGGCTAAGTCGCTATCCTTCGCGCTTGCCGCGCTGCTGTTACTCGCCCCGGCGTGGCTACTGGCCGCGCCGCGGGTGGTCACCCTCTCCCCCGCCAATACCGAACTGGCCTTTGCCGCCGGGATCACGCCGGTCGGCGTCAGCAGCTATTCCGATTATCCGCCGCAGGCCAAAACCATAGAACAGGTTGCCAGCTGGCAGGGGATGAACCTGGAGCGCATCGTGGCGCTAAAGCCAGACGTGGTGCTGGCCTGGCGCGGGGGCAATGCCGAACGCCAGGTTAACCAGCTGCAGTCGCTGGGTATTCATGTCCTCTGGGTGCAGACCTCGACGATAGAAGAGATCATCGCCACCCTGCGTCAGCTGGCGCAGTGGAGCCCGCAGCCGGAAAAAGCGCAGCAGGCGGCGCAGGCGATGCAGCAGGAATACGATACGCTGAAAGCGCGCTATGCCAATGCGCCGAAGAAACGCGTCTTCCTGCAGTTCGGATCCGCGCCGCTATTCACCAGTGGTCCCGGTTCGATTCAGGATCAGGTGCTGGGGCTGTGCGGCGGCGAGAATATCTTTGCCACCAGCCGTGTTCCCTGGCCGCAGGTGAGCCGCGAACAGGTGCTGGCCCGCCAGCCGCAGGCGATCGTGGTGACCGGCGACGCCAGCCGCATTGCCGAAGCGCAGCGCTTTTGGCAACATCAGCTCACCATTTCGTTGATTGCGTTACACAGCGACTGGTTTGAACGCGCAAGCCCACGTATTATCCTCGCCGCCAAACAACTTTGTGCGGCGCTTGACCAGGTAAAATAA